The proteins below are encoded in one region of Helianthus annuus cultivar XRQ/B chromosome 2, HanXRQr2.0-SUNRISE, whole genome shotgun sequence:
- the LOC110892217 gene encoding uncharacterized protein LOC110892217 gives MNNNDSEPEARELTYVEFPGKYVWKLKDRCWQPRKTHVSVGRIYFVSPSLGEAYFLRILLTKVRGPRSFEEIRTYDGVVYPTFRDACYARGLLDDDNEYIECIKEASFTGNGNYLRCLFGTLLLSNTLSRPEVVWDKTWEFLSEDILYNMRKDTDIRGLVVSDELIKNITLSKIENYLLRNGSSLCRFSPMPVPNDESVIHESNRLINEELSWDTDQLSAEFNNLHISLNDDQRAVFNEIMDAVRSGNGGVFFCVRLQWYSGIASLLLSRGHTAHSRFHIPINLNEDSVCHIKPNTEIANLLNEAKLIIWDEAPMVHKHAFEALDRTLKDVLSVGDSRNSEIPFGGKAIVFGGDFRQILPVVQNGSRQDIVHASLCSSYIWSSCKVLKLTRNMRLSVGASSSNIQEIHEFAKWLLEVGEGNVGDGNDGEATMEIPNDLLITDPIQSLIDFVYPSVLDRFKDRDYFSERAIPAPKNEVVHGINDRLLALFPGEEVEYLSSDSICPTEEINDPLHQDLYNPEVLNSVKVSGLPNHRLVLKLGVPVMLLRNRSAKRFM, from the exons ATGAACAACAACGATTCTGAACCTGAAGCAAGGGAACTTACTTATGTTGAGTTTCCAGGAAAATATGTCTGGAAGTTAAAGGATCGGTGTTGGCAGCCGCGTAAAACTCATGTTTCGGTTGGGAGAATTTATTTTGTGTCTCCTTCTCTGGGTGAGGCTTATTTCCTAAGAATTCTTCTAACTAAGGTTAGAGGACCACGATCCTTTGAAGAAATCCGAACCTATGATGGTGTTGTGTATCCTACCTTTAGAGATGCGTGTTATGCACGTGGGCTGTTAGACGATGACAATGAATATATTGAGTGTATTAAAGAAGCCAGTTTCACAGGAAATGGTAATTATCTGCGTTGTTTATTTGGTACACTACTATTGTCTAATACGCTATCAAGACCTGAAGTTGTTTGGGATAAGACGTGGGAGTTTTTGTCCGAAGACATTTTATACAATATGCGGAAGGATACTGACATTAGAG GATTGGTTGTTTCAGACGAACTTATAAAGAATATAACGTTGTCTAAAATTGAAAATTACCTTCTTCGTAATGGTTCAAGTTTGTGCAGATTCTCACCAATGCCTGTTCCTAACGATGAGTCTGTAATACACGAGAGCAACCGTCTAATAAACGAGGAGCTTTCTTGGGACACTGATCAACTTAGTGCTGAGTTCAATAATCTTCACATCTCTTTAAATGATGATCAAAGAGCAGTGTTTAACGAGATTATGGATGCTGTTCGAAGTGGGAATGGTGGTGTTTTTTTTTGTGTACGGTTACAGTGGTACAG TGGTATTGCATCATTGTTGTTGTCACGAGGTCATACGGCTCATTCACGATTTCATATTCCAATTAATCTTAATGAAGATTCGGTTTGCCATATTAAACCTAATACTGAAATCGCTAATCTTCTAAACGAAGCCAAGTTGATTATTTGGGATGAAGCGCCAATGGTACACAAACATGCTTTCGAGGCTCTTGACCGTACATTGAAGGATGTTTTGAGTGTTGGTGATTCACGAAATTCTGAAATTCCATTTGGTGGAAAGGCTATTGTCTTTGGTGGTGACTTTAGACAAATCCTACCGGTTGTTCAAAATGGAAGCAGGCAAGACATCGTACACGCCTCTTTATGTTCATCCTACATTTGGTCGAGTTGCAAGGTGTTAAAATTGACAAGGAACATGCGTTTATCTGTTGGAGCCAGTAGCTCAAACATACAAGAGATACACGAGTTTGCTAAATGGCTTCTTGAAGTTGGCGAAGGCAATGTTGGTGATGGTAACGATGGCGAGGCAACTATGGAAATACCAAACGATCTTTTAATAACTGATCCAATTCAAAGTTTGATCGACTTTGTATATCCTTCAGTTCTTGACCGTTTTAAAGATCGAGACTACTTTTCTGAGAGAGCCATACCCGCGCCTAAGAATGAAGTTGTTCATGGTATCAATGATCGTTTGCTTGCATTGTTTCCCGGTGAAGAAGTAGAGTATCTTAGCTCGGATAGTATATGCCCAACTGAGGAAATCAATGATCCATTACACCAAGATTTATATAATCCTGAGGTTTTAAACAGTGTGAAGGTTTCAGGATTACCAAATCATAGATTGGTATTAAAGTTGGGTGTTCCAGTGATGCTTTTGAGGAATAGATCAGCAAAACGGTTTATGTAA